One Papaver somniferum cultivar HN1 chromosome 10, ASM357369v1, whole genome shotgun sequence genomic window carries:
- the LOC113315814 gene encoding uncharacterized protein LOC113315814 — protein MKSKLFVGGVTEAWKYQIANELQMNLSSFPDKYLGVNLKPGAVRSSTVWCMVEMIQNKLTGWIGKMLSFKDRLTLIKSILCSIPIYKMSVYKWPTSVVKTCEKFIRNFLWTEDP, from the coding sequence ATGAAGAGCAAGCTTTTTGTAGGAGGAGTAACTGAAGCCTGGAAGTACCAAATTGCTAATGAGCTTCAAATGAATCTTTCTTCATTCCCAGACAAGTATTTGGGAGTAAACTTGAAACCAGGAGCTGTGAGGTCAAGTACAGTTTGGTGTATGGTGGAAATGATACAAAACAAACTAACTGGTTGGATTGGGAAGATGTTATCTTTCAAGGACAGACTAACCCTTATCAAATCAATTTTGTGCAGCATTCCCATTTATAAGATGTCAGTCTATAAGTGGCCTACAAGTGTAGTGAAAACTTGTGAGAAATTTATAAGAAACTTTCTATGGACAGAGGATCCATAG
- the LOC113315815 gene encoding uncharacterized protein LOC113315815, whose product MVCKNFDLKHQPIKPQRIIEVSFFLPARDQILICCDGSSRGNPGAAGYCFVCRDEMGGCIYAEATGLGIATNYIAELMAITGATEWAIQNNKLDICINSDSKAAVSAYMSGRLPWFMQVRWKRLKELLNNIKLVHSLREVNFSADSMAKKGAGLVRGGKIIFNSKPSFIPVLESPEQIYYRFC is encoded by the coding sequence ATGGTCTGTAAGAATTTTGATCTTAAACATCAACCAATAAAGCCTCAAAGAATTATTGAAGTGAGTTTCTTCTTACCTGCAAGAGATCAGATACTTATATGTTGTGATGGGTCATCTAGGGGCAATCCAGGTGCAGCAGGATATTGTTTTGTGTGCAGAGATGAAATGGGAGGTTGTATATATGCTGAAGCTACTGGCTTGGGAATTGCAACTAATTATATTGCAGAACTAATGGCTATTACAGGTGCAACTGAATGGGCTATACAAAACAACAAACTTGATATATGTATTAACTCTGATTCTAAAGCAGCAGTGAGTGCATACATGTCAGGAAGGCTGCCTTGGTTCATGCAGGTAAGATGGAAGAGATTAAAGGAACTATTGAATAATATCAAACTTGTACATAGCTTGAGAGAAGTAAATTTCTCTGCTGACTCCATGGCAAAGAAGGGTGCAGGATTGGTGAGAGGGGGAAAGATCATTTTCAATTCAAAACCAAGTTTCATCCCAGTTTTGGAATCACCTGAGCAAATTTACTATAGGTTTTGCTAG